One window of Calonectris borealis chromosome 28, bCalBor7.hap1.2, whole genome shotgun sequence genomic DNA carries:
- the GRIN3B gene encoding glutamate receptor ionotropic, NMDA 3B — protein MAGLRALWLLAAALGAVGGHPQPCRVLARAGPAVRLGALLPPAAPARARLRAALARAAGTGPGGSPGGGPGPGGAALPYNLSLEVVAGAPAARDPGSLARWLCGALVVRGVAAVLALPRSRRELLQLDFLAAALQIPFVSLLDARGPLPFRAQSPFHFHMERQSSLETLVDVLVSVLQANDWQETNLVLCHPWDVSGFLGLWARRSQLFLRTVLDLGYLDEPGATLRQHGERFRALSSPVLVLGCDLRRARLIFRVAEESGLLLQEFHWMLGSPLSAGELQTEGLPLGLLAYGEVNRPPLELFIQDAVELVSRAIASAARVRPDLALLQTTVNCNDRRRADGESSGLFLSRFLANASFHGRTGPVRMENATLVRPEQQYRVWSLRRDSWGEPTWVTVGTWRHGKLELEESAWQSHRQRKSPGEGPGGARVRLRVVTLVEHPFVFTREADEDGSCPAGQLCLDPGTNDSAVLDTLFEELGTDNGSVPRAYKKCCYGYCIDLLEKLAEDVPFDFELYIVGDGKYGAWKNGRWTGLVGDLLSGTAHMAVTSFSINSARSKVIDFTSPFFSTSLGILVRTKDTASPIGAFMWPLHWTMWVGIFVALHMMALFLTLYEWKSPYGMTPHGRNRMKIFSYSSALNLCYAILFGRTVSSKTPKCCTGRFLMNLWAIFCLLVLSSYTANLAAVMVGDKTFEELSGIHDPKLHHPSQGFRFGTVWESSAEEYIKKSFPEMHEHMRRYNVPTTPAGVTMLKTEPPKLNAFIMDKSLLDYEVSIDSDCKLLTVGKPFAIEGYGIGLPQNSPLTSNISEFISRYKSAGFIDLLHDKWYKMVPCGKRVFAVTETLQMGIYHFSGLFVLLCIGLSGSLLTSLGEHVFYRLVLPRIKRQKKFNYWLHTSQKIHRALNMGTEEQKSQQLSLEQRCDRQPKQAPVAGQPWSTLRKEARRVRFQLDKAPPEGERSLRHAGNGRALRPPDRVAGESELQELEEKIQEMRDQLRAALVRKSELVAVLGTAKSGRALPAPPAAEEPWEER, from the exons ATGGCGGGGCTGCGGGCGCTCTggctgctggcggcggcgctgggcgcgGTGGGGGGGCACCCGCAGCCCTGCCGCGTCCTggcccgcgccggccccgccgtgcGCCTCGgggcgctgctgccgcccgccgcccccgcccgcgcccggctccgcgccgcgcTGGCCAGAGCCGCCGGTACCGgccccgggggcagccccgggggggggcccggccccgggggggcggcgcTGCCCTACAACCTCAGCCTGGAGGTGGTGGCGGGCgccccggcggcgcgggaccCGGGCTCGCTGGCGCGGTGGCTCTGCGGGGCGCTGGTGGTGCGCGGCGTGGCCGCCGTCCtggcgctgccccgctcccgccgggAGCTGCTCCAGCTCGACTTTCTCGCCGCCGCCCTCCAGATCCCCTTCGTCAGCCTCCTGGACGCCCGCGGGCCCCTGCCCTTCCGAGCGCAG AGCCCTTTCCACTTCCACATGGAGCGGCAGAGCTCGCTGGAGACGCTGGTGGACGTGCTGGTGAGCGTCCTGCAGGCCAACGACTGGCAGGAGACCAACCTGGTGCTCTGCCACCCCTGGGACGTCTCCGGCTTCCTCGGCCTCTGGGCCCGCCGCTCCCAGCTCTTCCTCCGCACCGTCCTGGACCTTGGCTACCTGGACGAGCCCGGGGCCACCCTTCGGCAGCACGGGGAGCGCTTCAGGGCTCTCTCCAGCCCCGTGCTGGTGCTCGGCTGCGACCTGCGGCGCGCTCGGCTCATCTTCCGGGTGGCTGAGGAgtcggggctgctgctgcaggagtttcACTGGATGCTGGGCTCCCCGCTCAGCGCCGGCGAGCTGCAGACCGAGGGGctgcccctggggctgctggcttACGGGGAGGTCAACCGGCCGCCGCTGGAGCTCTTCATCCAGGACGCGGTGGAGCTGGTGTCCCGGGCCATCGCCAGCGCCGCTCGCGTCCGTCCCGACCTGGCTCTCCTGCAGACGACGGTGAACTGCAACGACAGGCGCCGAGCGGACGGCGAGTCCTCGGGGCTCTTCCTCTCCCG GTTCCTGGCCAACGCGTCCTTCCACGGCCGGACGGGGCCCGTGCGCATGGAGAACGCGACGCTGGTGCGCCCGGAGCAGCAGTACCGCGTCTGGAGCCTGCGGCGGGACTCGTGGGGGGAGCCCACCTGGGTGACGGTGGGCACGTGGCGGCACGGcaagctggagctggaggagagcgCGTGGCAGAGCCATCGCCAGCGCAAGAGCCCCGGCGAGGGGCCCGGAGGGGCCCGCGTGAGGCTGCGGGTGGTGACGCTGGTGGAGCACCCCTTCGTCTTCACCAGGGAGGCAGATGAGGATGGGAGCTGCCCggctgggcagctctgcctggaCCCCGGCACCAACGATTCGGCTGTGCTGGACACCCTCTTCGAGGAGCTCGGCACCGACAACGGCTCGGTGCCACGGGCGTACAAGAAGTGCTGCTACGGTTACTGCATCGACCTGCTGGAGAAGCTGGCCGAGGACGTGCCCTTTGACTTTGAGCTCTACATCGTGGGTGATGGGAAATACGGGGCCTGGAAGAACGGGCGCTGGACGGGGCTGGTGGGGGACCTGCTCAGCGGCACGGCCCACATGGCCGTCACCTCCTTCAGCATCAACTCGGCGCGGAGCAAAGTCATCGACTTCACCAGCCCCTTCTTCTCCACCAGCCTGGGCATCCTGGTGAGGACCAAGGACACAGCGTCGCCTATTGGGGCCTTCATGTGGCCCTTGCATTGGACCATGTGGGTGGGCATCTTCGTGGCCCTGCACATGATGGCACTCTTCCTCACCCTGTACGAGTGGAAGAGCCCCTACGGCATGACTCCCCACGGCCGCAACCGCATGAAGATCTTCTCCTACTCCTCAGCCCTCAACCTCTGCTATGCCATCCTCTTTGGGCGCACCGTGTCCAGCAAGACGCCCAAGTGCTGCACTGGCCGCTTCCTCATGAACCTCTGGGCCATCTTCTGCCTCCTGGTGCTCTCCAGCTACACGGCCAACCTTGCGGCCGTCATGGTGGGGGATAAGACCTTCGAGGAGCTCTCGGGCATCCACGACCCAAAG CTGCATCACCCCTCGCAGGGCTTCCGCTTCGGCACGGTGTGGGAGAGCAGCGCTGAGGAGTACATCAAGAAGAGCTTCCCGGAGATGCACGAGCACATGCGGCGCTACAACGTCCCCACCACCCCCGCCGGCGTCACCATGCTCAA GACGGAGCCGCCCAAGCTCAACGCCTTCATCATGGACAAGTCTCTGCTGGACTACGAGGTCTCCATCGACTCCGACTGCAAACTGCTCACCGTGGGCAAACCCTTCGCCATTGaag GCTACGGCATCGGCCTCCCCCAGAACTCGCCGCTGACCTCCAACATCTCCGAGTTCATCAGCCGCTACAAGTCAGCCGGGTTCATCGACCTCCTGCATGACAAGTGGTACAAGATGGTGCCCTGCGGCAAGCGCGTCTTCGCCGTCACGGAG ACCCTGCAGatgggcatctaccacttctcggGGCTCTTTGTGCTGCTGTGCATTGGGCTCAGTGGCTCCCTGCTCACCTCGCTGGGCGAGCACGTCTTCTACCGCCTCGTCCTGCCCCGCATCAAGCGCCAGAAGAAATTCAACTACTGGCTGCACACGAGCCAG AAAATCCACCGGGCTCTGAACATGGGCACAGAGGAGCAGAAAAGCCAGCAGCTGAGCTTGGAGCAGAG GTGCGACCGCCAGCCGAAGCAGGCGCCGGTGGCGGGGCAGCCCTGGAGCACCCTGCGGAAGGAGGCACGGCGGGTGCGCTTCCAGCTGGACAAAGCCCCCCCCGAGGGCGAGAGGTCCCTGCGACACGCCGGGAACGGGCGGGCACTGCGGCCCCCAGACAGGGTGGCCGGTGAGAGCGagctccaggagctggaggagaagatCCAGGAGATGCGGGACCAGCTGCGCGCGGCCCTGGTGAGGAAGAGCGAGCTGGTGGCCGTGCTGGGCACGGCGAAGAGCGGCCGGGcactgcccgccccgccggctgcgGAGGAGCCCTGGGAGGAGAGGTGA
- the TMEM259 gene encoding membralin isoform X1, with protein MSENQPNANNHHPANNNGGGGAAGGNNRGVRNPNLNQNPLINVRDRLFHALFFKMAVTYARLFPPSFRRVFEFFVLLKALFVLFILAYIHIAFSRSPINCLEHVREKWPRDGILRVEIQRNSSRAPIFLQFCGVEKFPGMVVESTAEEEEEEEEEMTVDMFENSSIKFELDIEPKVFLKPSRVSSTEALTHNESQEFSFSEAATKGMQPLRETVSEFEMLARAVWPQEEYIVEYSLEYGFLRLSQSTRQRLSIPVMVVTLDPTRDQCFGDRFSRLLLDEFLGYDDILMSSVKALAENEENKGFLRNVVSGEHYRFVSMWMARTSYLAAFVIMVIFTLSVSMLLRYSHHQIFVFIVDLLQMLEMNMTIAFPAAPLLTVILALVGMEAIMSEFFNDTTTAFYIILIVWLADQYDAICCHTNTSKRHWLRFFYLYHFAFYAYHYRFNGQYSSLALVTSWLFIQHSMIYFFHHYELPAILQQIRIQEMLLQNQQVGQGTQTTLQDNLNNNTTAAPVDVGSRRPHLAAGPSGESSSPAALTPSEASSVIAAATAASVGSDLNWVAETAAIVTEASFLSDLSTTLLEPNVVHEAMANGNPQDAAAASGLVARIRVSSDHPETAMGSITIEVTSTSVVAAADVPPAAEAAPAAPLVPLQEEGASVPSPSLPEQTEAVEGSDSQAKPSGKNCVANSSVAETPPASAEDTDEDRGLGPAPGDRGEGSPCPAPADSAPSSRPCSEPDLRSLS; from the exons ATGTCCGAGAACCAGCCGAACGCCAACAACCACCACCCGGCCAACAACaacgggggcggcggggctgccggggggaaCAACCGGGGCGTCCGCAATCCCAACCTCAACCAGAACCCCTTGATCAATGTGCGCGATCGCCTCTTCCACGCGCTCTTCTTCAAGATGGCAGTGACCTACGCGCGCCTCTTCCCACCCTCCTTCCGCCGCGTCTTTGAGTTCTTCGTCCTCCTTAAG GCTCTCTTTGTGCTCTTCATCCTGGCTTACATTCACATCGCCTTCTCCCGCTCGCCCATTAACTGCTTGGAGCACGTGCGAGAGAAATGGCCGCGCGATGGCATCTTGCGGGTGGAAATACAGCGCAACTCGAGCCGAGCCCCCATCTTCCTGCAATTCTGTGGTGTCGAGAAGTTCCCAGGAATGGTGGTTGAGTccacagcagaggaggaggaggaggaagaggaggaaatgactGTGGATATGTTTGAAAACAGCTCTATCAAG TTTGAGCTGGATATTGAGCCCAAGGTGTTCCTCAAGCCATCCCGGGTGAGCAGCACCGAGGCACTGACCCACAACGAAAGCCAGGAGTTCTCGTTTAGTGAAGCAGCCACTAAAGGTATGCAGCCTCTGAGGGAGACTGTGTCCGAGTTTGAGATGCTAGCCAGAGCAG TGTGGCCGCAGGAAGAGTACATTGTGGAGTACTCGTTGGAGTATGGGTTTTTGCGCCTGTCCCAGAGCACCCGCCAGCGCCTCAGCATCCCGGTCATGGTGGTGACTTTGG ATCCTACCAGGGATCAGTGCTTTGGGGACAGGTTCAGTCGCCTGTTGCTGGACGAGTTCCTGGGTTATGATGACATCCTGATGTCAAGTGTTAAAGCTTtagctgaaaatgaagaaaacaaag gtttccttCGCAATGTAGTGTCTGGGGAGCACTATCGCTTTGTCAGCATGTGGATGGCTAGGACTTCGTATCTGGCAGCCTTTGTCATCATGGTCATATTT ACTCTATCTGTTTCGATGCTGTTGCGCTACTCGCACCATCAGATCTTTGTCTTCATCG TTGACCTGTTACAGATGCTGGAAATGAACATGACAATTGCAttccctgcagctcccctcctCACTGTCATTCTGGCTCTAGTAG GTATGGAGGCCATTATGTCAGAGTTCTTCAACGACACCACAACTGCGTTTTACATCATCCTTATTGTGTGGCTGGCTGACCAATACGATGCTATCTGTTGCCACACCAATACGAGCAAGAGGCATTGGCTCAG GTTCTTCTATCTGTACCACTTCGCCTTCTATGCTTACCACTATCGATTCAACGGGCAGTACAGCAGCCTGGCTCTCGTCACCTCGTGGCTCTTTATCCAG CATTCGATGATTTACTTCTTCCACCACTATGAGCTGCCAGCCATTCTCCAGCAGATCAGGATCCAGGAGATGCTGTTGCAGAACCAGCAGGTGGGCCAGGGGACTCAGACAACACTCCAGGACAACCTCAACAACAACACTACAGCTGCCCCCGTTGACGTGGGGAGCCGCCGGCCCCACCTGGCCGCCGGCCCctctggggagagcagcagcccgGCTGCCCTGACTCCCAGCGAGGCCTCCAGCGTCATCGCCGCTGCCACAGCGGCTTCTGTTGGCAGTGATCTGAACTGGGTAGCTGAGACAGCCGCCATCGTTACAGAAGCCTCGTTTCTCTCCGATCTGAGCACTACCCTCCTGGAGCCAAATGTGGTGCACGAAGCCATGGCCAACGGGAACCCTCAGGATGCTGCCGCTGCCTCCGGTTTGGTTGCCCGCATCAGGGTCAGCAGCGACCACCCGGAGACGGCCATGGGCTCCATCACCATTGAAGTCACTTCAACATCTGTGGTGGCTGCAGCAGATGTTCCCCCCGCCGCAGAGGCGGCACCAGCTGCGCCCCTCGTCCcgctgcaggaggagggggcctcagtccccagcccttcccttcctgAGCAGACTGAGGCTGTCGAGGGCTCGGACAGCCAAGCAAAACCTAGTGGCAAGAACTGCGTTGCAAACAGCAGCGTGGCAGAGACCCCTCCAGCCTCGGCGGAGGACACTGATGAGGACAGAGGCTTGGGTCCTGCTCCCGGGGACCGGGGAGAGGGCAGCCCTTGCCCAGCACCAGCGGATAGTGCACCTAGCTCCAGACCTTGCTCGGAGCCGGACTTGAGGAGCCTGTCATGA
- the TMEM259 gene encoding membralin isoform X2 has protein sequence MSENQPNANNHHPANNNGGGGAAGGNNRGVRNPNLNQNPLINVRDRLFHALFFKMAVTYARLFPPSFRRVFEFFVLLKALFVLFILAYIHIAFSRSPINCLEHVREKWPRDGILRVEIQRNSSRAPIFLQFCGVEKFPGMVVESTAEEEEEEEEEMTVDMFENSSIKFELDIEPKVFLKPSRVSSTEALTHNESQEFSFSEAATKVWPQEEYIVEYSLEYGFLRLSQSTRQRLSIPVMVVTLDPTRDQCFGDRFSRLLLDEFLGYDDILMSSVKALAENEENKGFLRNVVSGEHYRFVSMWMARTSYLAAFVIMVIFTLSVSMLLRYSHHQIFVFIVDLLQMLEMNMTIAFPAAPLLTVILALVGMEAIMSEFFNDTTTAFYIILIVWLADQYDAICCHTNTSKRHWLRFFYLYHFAFYAYHYRFNGQYSSLALVTSWLFIQHSMIYFFHHYELPAILQQIRIQEMLLQNQQVGQGTQTTLQDNLNNNTTAAPVDVGSRRPHLAAGPSGESSSPAALTPSEASSVIAAATAASVGSDLNWVAETAAIVTEASFLSDLSTTLLEPNVVHEAMANGNPQDAAAASGLVARIRVSSDHPETAMGSITIEVTSTSVVAAADVPPAAEAAPAAPLVPLQEEGASVPSPSLPEQTEAVEGSDSQAKPSGKNCVANSSVAETPPASAEDTDEDRGLGPAPGDRGEGSPCPAPADSAPSSRPCSEPDLRSLS, from the exons ATGTCCGAGAACCAGCCGAACGCCAACAACCACCACCCGGCCAACAACaacgggggcggcggggctgccggggggaaCAACCGGGGCGTCCGCAATCCCAACCTCAACCAGAACCCCTTGATCAATGTGCGCGATCGCCTCTTCCACGCGCTCTTCTTCAAGATGGCAGTGACCTACGCGCGCCTCTTCCCACCCTCCTTCCGCCGCGTCTTTGAGTTCTTCGTCCTCCTTAAG GCTCTCTTTGTGCTCTTCATCCTGGCTTACATTCACATCGCCTTCTCCCGCTCGCCCATTAACTGCTTGGAGCACGTGCGAGAGAAATGGCCGCGCGATGGCATCTTGCGGGTGGAAATACAGCGCAACTCGAGCCGAGCCCCCATCTTCCTGCAATTCTGTGGTGTCGAGAAGTTCCCAGGAATGGTGGTTGAGTccacagcagaggaggaggaggaggaagaggaggaaatgactGTGGATATGTTTGAAAACAGCTCTATCAAG TTTGAGCTGGATATTGAGCCCAAGGTGTTCCTCAAGCCATCCCGGGTGAGCAGCACCGAGGCACTGACCCACAACGAAAGCCAGGAGTTCTCGTTTAGTGAAGCAGCCACTAAAG TGTGGCCGCAGGAAGAGTACATTGTGGAGTACTCGTTGGAGTATGGGTTTTTGCGCCTGTCCCAGAGCACCCGCCAGCGCCTCAGCATCCCGGTCATGGTGGTGACTTTGG ATCCTACCAGGGATCAGTGCTTTGGGGACAGGTTCAGTCGCCTGTTGCTGGACGAGTTCCTGGGTTATGATGACATCCTGATGTCAAGTGTTAAAGCTTtagctgaaaatgaagaaaacaaag gtttccttCGCAATGTAGTGTCTGGGGAGCACTATCGCTTTGTCAGCATGTGGATGGCTAGGACTTCGTATCTGGCAGCCTTTGTCATCATGGTCATATTT ACTCTATCTGTTTCGATGCTGTTGCGCTACTCGCACCATCAGATCTTTGTCTTCATCG TTGACCTGTTACAGATGCTGGAAATGAACATGACAATTGCAttccctgcagctcccctcctCACTGTCATTCTGGCTCTAGTAG GTATGGAGGCCATTATGTCAGAGTTCTTCAACGACACCACAACTGCGTTTTACATCATCCTTATTGTGTGGCTGGCTGACCAATACGATGCTATCTGTTGCCACACCAATACGAGCAAGAGGCATTGGCTCAG GTTCTTCTATCTGTACCACTTCGCCTTCTATGCTTACCACTATCGATTCAACGGGCAGTACAGCAGCCTGGCTCTCGTCACCTCGTGGCTCTTTATCCAG CATTCGATGATTTACTTCTTCCACCACTATGAGCTGCCAGCCATTCTCCAGCAGATCAGGATCCAGGAGATGCTGTTGCAGAACCAGCAGGTGGGCCAGGGGACTCAGACAACACTCCAGGACAACCTCAACAACAACACTACAGCTGCCCCCGTTGACGTGGGGAGCCGCCGGCCCCACCTGGCCGCCGGCCCctctggggagagcagcagcccgGCTGCCCTGACTCCCAGCGAGGCCTCCAGCGTCATCGCCGCTGCCACAGCGGCTTCTGTTGGCAGTGATCTGAACTGGGTAGCTGAGACAGCCGCCATCGTTACAGAAGCCTCGTTTCTCTCCGATCTGAGCACTACCCTCCTGGAGCCAAATGTGGTGCACGAAGCCATGGCCAACGGGAACCCTCAGGATGCTGCCGCTGCCTCCGGTTTGGTTGCCCGCATCAGGGTCAGCAGCGACCACCCGGAGACGGCCATGGGCTCCATCACCATTGAAGTCACTTCAACATCTGTGGTGGCTGCAGCAGATGTTCCCCCCGCCGCAGAGGCGGCACCAGCTGCGCCCCTCGTCCcgctgcaggaggagggggcctcagtccccagcccttcccttcctgAGCAGACTGAGGCTGTCGAGGGCTCGGACAGCCAAGCAAAACCTAGTGGCAAGAACTGCGTTGCAAACAGCAGCGTGGCAGAGACCCCTCCAGCCTCGGCGGAGGACACTGATGAGGACAGAGGCTTGGGTCCTGCTCCCGGGGACCGGGGAGAGGGCAGCCCTTGCCCAGCACCAGCGGATAGTGCACCTAGCTCCAGACCTTGCTCGGAGCCGGACTTGAGGAGCCTGTCATGA